In one window of Bradyrhizobium sp. AZCC 1721 DNA:
- a CDS encoding flagellar hook assembly protein FlgD produces MAVDAATMPTTVVSAPGTGTATSNYTASEKTTGIADNFQTFLTLLTTQLQHQNPLDPLDTNQFTQQLVQFAGIEQQLKSNEQLKALVEIEKSAQATQALVYVGNMVAVDGSKAQFDKSATWNFNSEKDTSATITITNSAGQTAYTGNYTLKKGGSSFVWDGKGNDGVQSPAGTYTLTATGKDSSGNNVAISTEVQGIVDSVDLSASPPLLSIGGQSYTTDKIKRVVRPTSSS; encoded by the coding sequence ATGGCAGTCGATGCAGCAACCATGCCGACAACGGTCGTCTCGGCGCCGGGAACCGGCACCGCGACGAGCAACTACACCGCGTCGGAGAAGACGACGGGAATCGCGGATAATTTCCAGACCTTCCTGACGCTGCTGACCACGCAGTTGCAGCACCAGAACCCGCTCGATCCGCTCGACACCAACCAGTTCACCCAGCAGCTCGTGCAGTTCGCCGGCATCGAGCAACAGCTCAAATCGAACGAGCAGTTGAAGGCGCTGGTGGAAATCGAAAAGAGCGCCCAGGCGACGCAGGCGCTGGTCTACGTCGGCAACATGGTCGCCGTCGACGGCAGCAAGGCGCAGTTCGACAAATCGGCGACGTGGAATTTCAATTCCGAGAAAGACACCAGCGCTACGATCACGATCACCAATTCGGCGGGACAGACGGCCTATACCGGCAACTATACGCTGAAGAAGGGCGGCTCCAGTTTCGTCTGGGACGGCAAGGGCAATGACGGCGTGCAATCGCCGGCCGGCACTTACACCTTGACCGCCACGGGCAAGGACAGTTCGGGCAACAACGTCGCGATTTCCACCGAAGTCCAGGGCATCGTCGATTCAGTCGATCTCAGCGCCTCTCCGCCGCTGCTGTCGATCGGCGGCCAGAGCTACACCACCGACA
- a CDS encoding flagellar hook-length control protein FliK produces the protein MVSVTSEVSANASFQSAAARSARPDSDPPGGNDSFAALVDSNTAASHNDRAQDAAPSPRRSDDAQSASDNRSRDSAAASDKADKAARNDSNNRDAAAKMRDDKTRDDKTLDAGKVDADTNADAETKSAKTGRAKSKSDAPKSEKASSDEATQASSADASPTDQTELAHDGTAVVTADAIAATIPAAATPPATTASAAPATDKATAPLAIAAAAIAASASLAAETAPASPAGESAEATATTTANAAQGDGTKTNAQGIGQAVSAQATSADPSVTTGIAQAASVVAATPAATKSAMPLKSPDLARKGATTVVEQVKPTDAIAPAAPAADTIVPAVTPPTEAAGKLKTENGSAETVKADALGNHIAPSAANANAHFAAPDVVGQTPVNTSGNGLQAAGTIQTQQPAASTTTAAAATQLTATAATSSAVPVSGLAMEIAASAKSGKTRFEIRLDPAELGRIDVRIDVDRHGQVTSHLTVERPETLSMLRQDANQLQRALDNAGLSTGNGGLQFSLRDQSSQGQNDGNQSNPNAHRLVVSEEDNVPAVVAGRSYGRMLGSSGGVDIRV, from the coding sequence GTGGTTAGTGTCACGTCAGAAGTATCGGCAAACGCATCTTTCCAGAGCGCGGCGGCGAGGTCCGCCCGGCCGGATTCCGATCCGCCCGGCGGAAACGACAGCTTCGCGGCGCTGGTCGACAGCAACACGGCCGCGAGCCACAACGACCGCGCGCAGGACGCAGCGCCCTCCCCGCGCCGCTCCGACGACGCGCAATCAGCTTCCGACAACCGTTCGCGCGACAGCGCCGCCGCATCCGACAAGGCCGACAAGGCCGCGCGCAACGATTCGAACAATCGCGACGCCGCGGCCAAGATGCGCGACGACAAGACACGGGACGACAAGACACTCGACGCCGGCAAGGTTGACGCCGACACCAACGCCGATGCCGAGACCAAGTCCGCAAAGACCGGTCGCGCCAAATCGAAGTCCGACGCACCGAAGTCCGAGAAGGCGTCGTCCGACGAAGCGACGCAGGCGTCTTCCGCAGACGCCTCACCGACCGATCAGACCGAACTGGCGCACGATGGAACGGCCGTGGTAACGGCCGACGCGATTGCCGCCACCATCCCTGCTGCCGCAACGCCGCCGGCGACGACGGCCTCCGCCGCACCCGCGACCGATAAGGCAACCGCGCCGCTTGCCATCGCGGCGGCTGCGATTGCAGCCTCCGCTTCGCTCGCCGCCGAGACCGCACCAGCCAGTCCCGCCGGTGAAAGCGCCGAAGCGACCGCCACCACGACCGCGAACGCTGCGCAAGGGGACGGTACCAAGACCAACGCACAGGGCATCGGCCAGGCCGTCAGCGCGCAGGCCACATCCGCCGACCCGTCCGTCACAACCGGCATCGCTCAGGCCGCTTCGGTAGTTGCAGCGACACCCGCCGCCACCAAATCGGCCATGCCGCTCAAGAGCCCCGATCTCGCCCGAAAAGGCGCCACGACGGTCGTCGAGCAGGTCAAACCCACCGACGCGATCGCACCCGCAGCGCCTGCCGCTGATACCATCGTGCCCGCCGTCACGCCACCAACCGAAGCCGCAGGCAAGTTGAAGACCGAGAATGGCAGCGCCGAGACCGTGAAGGCCGATGCCTTGGGCAATCACATCGCGCCGTCGGCCGCCAACGCCAACGCGCATTTTGCCGCCCCAGATGTTGTCGGCCAGACGCCGGTCAATACGTCCGGCAACGGCCTGCAGGCCGCCGGCACGATCCAGACGCAGCAACCGGCCGCTTCCACCACGACGGCGGCTGCCGCTACCCAACTTACCGCCACGGCAGCCACAAGCTCAGCGGTGCCGGTCAGCGGGCTTGCGATGGAAATCGCCGCTTCCGCCAAGAGCGGCAAGACTCGCTTCGAAATCCGGCTCGATCCCGCTGAACTCGGCCGCATCGACGTCCGCATCGATGTCGATCGCCACGGCCAGGTGACGTCGCATCTGACCGTCGAACGGCCGGAAACGCTGTCGATGCTGCGTCAGGACGCCAACCAGTTGCAGCGCGCACTCGACAACGCCGGCCTCTCGACCGGCAACGGCGGACTGCAGTTCAGCCTGCGCGACCAGTCTTCGCAGGGCCAGAACGACGGCAACCAATCCAATCCCAACGCCCATCGCCTGGTGGTGAGCGAAGAAGACAACGTTCCGGCCGTCGTCGCCGGCCGCAGCTATGGTCGCATGCTCGGTTCGAGCGGCGGCGTCGATATCAGGGTTTAA
- the mnmA gene encoding tRNA 2-thiouridine(34) synthase MnmA: protein MRNSLDLEGRPQDTRIVVAMSGGVDSSVTAALLKSEGYDVVGITLQLYDHGAATHRKGACCAGRDIHDARNVAERIGIPHYVLDYESRFRESVIDNFADSYALGETPVPCIECNRSIKFRDLLATARELGAQALATGHYVASRRLADGSRAMVCAADSDRDQSYFLFATTREQLDYLRFPLGDMTKPQTRELARRFGLEVAEKQDSQDICFVPTGRYTDIIGRLKPGAIEPGDIVDLEGRTIGRHQGIVHFTVGQRKGLGIAAGAPLYVVKLDATSRRVVVGPREALRMDRILLRDVNWIGDGLLDQVIGDGIEMFVRVRSTRAPQPAWLRAVDGGYEVELVAGEEGVSPGQACVFYDAPAGQARVLGGGFIKSATARHPVTRGGVQEKAAPLAEVMRT from the coding sequence ATGCGAAACAGTTTGGATCTCGAAGGCCGTCCGCAGGACACACGGATCGTGGTCGCCATGTCCGGCGGCGTCGATTCCTCGGTGACGGCTGCCTTGCTGAAGTCCGAAGGCTATGACGTGGTCGGGATCACGCTGCAGCTTTACGACCACGGCGCTGCCACCCATCGCAAGGGGGCCTGCTGCGCAGGACGGGACATCCACGACGCCCGCAACGTGGCGGAGCGGATCGGCATCCCGCATTACGTGCTCGACTATGAGAGCCGCTTCCGCGAATCCGTGATTGACAATTTCGCCGACAGCTACGCGCTCGGCGAAACGCCGGTGCCCTGCATCGAGTGCAACCGCTCGATCAAGTTTCGCGATCTCTTGGCGACCGCGCGTGAACTCGGCGCACAGGCGCTCGCGACCGGACACTATGTCGCCTCGCGCCGCCTTGCCGACGGATCGCGCGCGATGGTCTGCGCCGCGGATTCCGATCGCGACCAGAGCTATTTCCTGTTCGCGACCACGCGCGAGCAACTCGATTATCTGCGCTTTCCGCTCGGCGACATGACCAAGCCGCAGACGCGCGAACTGGCGCGGCGCTTCGGCCTCGAAGTCGCCGAAAAGCAGGACAGCCAGGACATCTGCTTCGTGCCGACCGGGCGCTACACCGACATCATCGGCCGCCTCAAGCCCGGCGCGATCGAGCCCGGCGACATCGTCGATCTCGAGGGCCGTACAATCGGCCGCCATCAAGGGATCGTTCATTTCACCGTCGGCCAGCGCAAGGGACTGGGCATTGCAGCCGGCGCGCCGCTCTATGTCGTCAAGCTCGATGCCACCAGCCGCCGCGTCGTGGTGGGACCGCGCGAGGCGTTGCGGATGGATCGCATCCTGCTGCGCGACGTCAACTGGATCGGCGACGGGCTGCTCGACCAGGTCATTGGCGACGGCATCGAGATGTTCGTGCGCGTGCGATCGACGCGCGCGCCGCAGCCGGCCTGGCTGCGCGCGGTCGATGGCGGCTATGAGGTCGAACTCGTTGCCGGCGAGGAGGGCGTATCGCCCGGCCAGGCCTGCGTGTTCTACGATGCGCCTGCGGGACAGGCGCGCGTGCTCGGCGGCGGATTCATCAAGAGCGCGACCGCACGCCATCCGGTGACGAGGGGAGGGGTGCAGGAAAAGGCCGCGCCGCTCGCCGAGGTGATGCGCACTTAA
- a CDS encoding class I SAM-dependent methyltransferase has translation MAGDIDREGVEKAYGRWAPVYDLVFGKVFDEGRRSTIAEADKIGGRVLDVGVGTGLSLSEYSRNTKLCGVDISEPMLRRALKRVREFGLTNVEALAVMDAKNLAFPDSFFDAVVAQYVITAVPDPERTLDDFIRVLKPGGELILVNHIGAETGPRRAFELAFAPLARRLGWRPEFPWERLTNWAAKHGGVTLTERRPMPPMGHFSLIRFRKS, from the coding sequence ATGGCTGGGGACATCGACCGCGAGGGGGTCGAAAAGGCTTATGGGCGCTGGGCGCCGGTCTACGATCTGGTTTTCGGCAAGGTGTTCGACGAGGGCCGCCGATCGACCATTGCGGAGGCCGACAAAATCGGCGGACGTGTTCTCGACGTCGGCGTCGGTACCGGGCTGTCGCTGTCTGAATATTCGCGCAACACGAAATTGTGCGGCGTCGACATTTCCGAGCCGATGCTGCGGCGGGCGCTCAAGCGGGTGCGCGAGTTCGGCCTGACCAATGTTGAAGCGCTTGCGGTGATGGACGCCAAGAACCTAGCGTTTCCGGATTCGTTCTTCGATGCGGTGGTGGCGCAATATGTCATCACGGCGGTGCCGGATCCGGAACGCACGCTGGATGATTTCATCCGCGTGCTGAAACCCGGCGGCGAACTCATTCTGGTCAATCACATCGGCGCCGAAACCGGTCCGCGCCGCGCGTTCGAACTGGCGTTCGCGCCACTGGCGCGGCGGCTGGGCTGGCGGCCGGAATTTCCGTGGGAACGCCTGACCAACTGGGCCGCCAAACATGGCGGCGTCACCCTGACCGAGCGGCGGCCGATGCCGCCGATGGGGCATTTTTCGCTGATCCGTTTTCGGAAATCGTGA
- a CDS encoding DNA-binding protein has product MPTIQGYGASVEAAKRALEAAQNALSRDVGQAVVSAQWSFLRDRFDVSALIDCISELAAQPGFVAKLHASADKARNQQPARGRPPKANNGATELKSVMQSNGGAFAV; this is encoded by the coding sequence ATGCCCACTATCCAGGGCTATGGAGCGTCGGTGGAGGCCGCCAAACGCGCCCTCGAGGCAGCGCAGAACGCACTGTCGCGCGATGTCGGACAGGCCGTCGTGAGTGCGCAATGGAGCTTCCTGCGTGACCGGTTCGATGTGAGCGCACTGATCGACTGTATCAGCGAACTCGCCGCACAACCCGGCTTTGTTGCGAAGCTGCATGCCTCCGCTGACAAGGCGCGCAACCAGCAGCCCGCACGCGGCCGGCCGCCGAAGGCGAACAACGGCGCAACCGAGTTGAAGAGCGTCATGCAGTCGAACGGCGGCGCCTTCGCAGTGTAA
- a CDS encoding DUF6538 domain-containing protein gives MKTLKNRPGWGADAQLATHPCCTGSRIPMAVHIFRREATYYWRRRVPRALAIFQGRPHVFMSLRTTSPVTARRLAIQLDAILEDAAMLAENADLHLSRSQIETMLGAVVERHLTKLERVALAAKSAPGFDVDQARSDDKRALWTYTLLDAQGATAAVRPEDRIRMAADGLSEADIEAVQRHLIVLRKNDLVPTKDRVLRQMIEGVAAAPTAMNVSVAQGTYFRGMKLALAEIDRRYGGQRVEDGDVVDRILLSRSDPRLPVSPVVVDGEDHRRDSPAVEPAPGPQAIPMADFLKFAEDVIKLNAKNGHWDQKTQRQARSVSNLFVKFMVEDQEIDDLNALRKAHAGKFADFLLLEIYKHYGKSVRDEHLTIAQLREKGREFDEKREEGGKSKCGLSSGTVNRHLTFLGQIFVHAALAAWRTLTRSTSQNFAPRATRIRVIGTKGSSCPSIAPWRSTARLRLTIARVGTRLKSRAWKALDKSSTARSISCRSSSITRAAAARNSVERWSMT, from the coding sequence TTGAAAACACTGAAAAATCGGCCTGGCTGGGGAGCTGATGCACAGCTTGCGACACATCCCTGCTGCACAGGAAGTCGCATTCCGATGGCTGTCCACATCTTTCGCCGCGAGGCGACCTACTATTGGCGTCGGCGCGTGCCCCGCGCGCTTGCCATTTTCCAGGGTCGCCCGCATGTTTTTATGAGCCTGCGAACGACGAGCCCGGTGACGGCGCGACGGCTGGCAATCCAACTCGACGCCATTCTGGAAGACGCCGCGATGCTTGCCGAGAACGCCGACCTGCACCTGTCACGGTCCCAAATCGAGACGATGCTCGGCGCTGTCGTGGAGCGGCATCTGACCAAGCTGGAGCGGGTGGCGCTCGCTGCGAAAAGCGCGCCTGGTTTTGACGTCGACCAGGCGCGGTCGGACGACAAGCGGGCCTTGTGGACCTACACGCTGCTCGACGCCCAGGGCGCCACTGCCGCCGTGCGTCCCGAGGATCGCATCCGCATGGCTGCCGACGGACTCTCGGAAGCCGACATCGAGGCCGTGCAGCGTCATCTGATCGTGCTTCGGAAGAACGACCTGGTGCCGACCAAGGATCGTGTCCTTCGGCAAATGATCGAGGGCGTGGCGGCCGCACCGACTGCGATGAACGTGAGCGTGGCCCAGGGGACCTACTTCCGCGGGATGAAGCTTGCACTCGCCGAAATCGACCGCCGCTATGGAGGGCAGCGTGTCGAGGATGGCGACGTCGTGGATCGCATCCTCCTATCGAGGAGCGATCCACGGCTGCCGGTTTCACCGGTTGTGGTGGATGGCGAGGATCACCGTCGCGATTCACCGGCGGTCGAGCCTGCGCCAGGACCGCAAGCCATTCCGATGGCAGACTTCTTGAAATTTGCGGAAGACGTTATCAAGCTGAACGCCAAGAATGGTCACTGGGATCAAAAGACCCAGCGGCAGGCTAGGAGCGTCTCGAACCTGTTCGTCAAGTTCATGGTTGAGGACCAGGAGATCGACGATCTGAATGCACTGCGCAAGGCACACGCGGGCAAGTTCGCCGATTTCCTCTTACTCGAGATATACAAACACTACGGCAAGTCAGTCAGGGATGAGCATCTGACGATCGCGCAGCTTCGCGAGAAGGGACGTGAATTCGATGAAAAAAGAGAGGAGGGTGGAAAAAGCAAGTGCGGTCTCAGCAGCGGAACCGTCAATCGGCATTTGACCTTTCTTGGTCAGATATTCGTCCATGCAGCGCTCGCGGCTTGGAGAACCTTGACGAGATCGACCTCTCAAAACTTCGCACCAAGAGCGACAAGGATACGCGTGATCGGGACGAAAGGCTCAAGCTGTCCATCGATCGCGCCATGGCGATCTACCGCACGGCTCCGTTTAACAATTGCGCGGGTTGGGACGCGCTTGAAAAGCCGGGCCTGGAAGGCGCTCGACAAATCTTCGACTGCGCGCTCTATTTCGTGCCGATCCTCATCTATTACACGGGCTGCCGCCGCGAGGAACTCTGTGGAGCGATGGTCGATGACGTGA
- a CDS encoding toll/interleukin-1 receptor domain-containing protein, producing the protein MSHSEFEDLARDLVGREIELRFEAFAEGPDDGMDGRHARADGSIVMQAKHYHGSGFAALKSKMTKERLSIDRLAPTRYILVTSAPLTPKNKNALAEIVGPSLRTPGDIFGPGDLNALLRKYPDIEKAHQKLWAQSTSVLQTVITEAVGKALSKPGAVPAVLANLLPPREATGNAAPVEKAARDTIFLIKASPIDDEFALWLAPKLEAEGYRVFADILTLQPGDRWRREINQALQYRAAKVLLLCRDATLSDSHVQDDLDIALELSKELDDSRFIIPLRLEPGKKVKGVGDAVTVDFVRGWGEGVGLLLDALQRQKVPRPAGQTVIDPNWEVFRRRGAIPLVEEAERLTSNWLRAAEAPDVIRFFESSGAIEGRLLDRALEDFPYPCAKQGSGIITFAEQSEVDTAYASAGRFKLKHEIPLLEFVDNGFSPLGIERQVASNLVIAMIKKAWLSFCREKGFVEYHYSNAVGFHASAAQAAIGRRIPWGKQGDRRSSMLRNVAKGHIWQFGVTAMPYFWPFWHLKLKARVLFAVDNETPAGLSIDDPRKLHRLRRSICKGWRNKQWHGRMLAFLELLSGESAYIRLALSANAALLIEAAPMLFTSPVSTALPNVLDADEEETDSSTLGRPDNDDEVEE; encoded by the coding sequence TTGTCCCACAGCGAGTTTGAGGATCTCGCCCGCGACCTCGTTGGGCGCGAGATAGAGCTGCGTTTCGAAGCCTTTGCCGAGGGCCCGGACGACGGGATGGACGGCCGCCATGCGCGTGCCGATGGATCGATCGTGATGCAGGCGAAGCATTATCACGGGTCCGGTTTCGCGGCGTTGAAGTCGAAGATGACGAAGGAGCGGCTATCCATCGACCGGCTGGCGCCGACGCGGTACATCCTTGTGACCTCTGCGCCACTCACGCCAAAGAACAAGAATGCGTTGGCCGAGATCGTCGGCCCATCGCTGCGAACGCCGGGCGACATCTTCGGACCCGGCGACCTCAACGCCCTGTTGCGCAAATATCCAGACATCGAGAAGGCCCATCAAAAGCTTTGGGCGCAGAGCACATCGGTTCTGCAAACGGTTATCACTGAGGCCGTCGGAAAGGCACTTTCAAAGCCGGGGGCGGTTCCCGCCGTCCTTGCCAATCTCCTGCCCCCTAGGGAGGCTACCGGAAACGCAGCGCCTGTCGAGAAAGCGGCTCGGGACACCATATTTCTAATCAAGGCGTCGCCGATCGACGACGAATTCGCGCTTTGGCTCGCGCCCAAGCTTGAGGCCGAAGGGTACCGCGTGTTCGCCGACATCCTGACGCTTCAGCCCGGCGACCGATGGCGCCGTGAGATCAATCAGGCGCTGCAATACCGGGCGGCGAAAGTTCTGCTCCTCTGCCGCGATGCCACGCTCTCCGACTCGCATGTCCAGGACGACCTCGATATTGCGCTGGAGTTGTCGAAGGAGCTAGACGATTCCCGGTTTATCATTCCGCTGCGGCTCGAACCGGGAAAGAAGGTCAAGGGCGTCGGTGATGCGGTGACCGTCGATTTTGTGCGCGGCTGGGGAGAAGGCGTCGGCCTCCTGCTTGACGCGCTGCAGCGCCAGAAAGTGCCACGTCCCGCTGGCCAGACAGTGATCGATCCGAATTGGGAGGTTTTCCGGCGGCGCGGCGCGATCCCGCTCGTCGAGGAAGCCGAGCGATTGACCTCGAACTGGCTGCGCGCCGCCGAAGCGCCCGACGTCATCCGATTTTTCGAGAGCTCCGGCGCGATCGAGGGCCGATTGCTCGATCGCGCGCTCGAGGATTTCCCCTATCCGTGCGCGAAACAGGGCTCCGGTATTATCACCTTTGCGGAGCAATCCGAAGTCGACACCGCGTACGCGTCTGCCGGCCGGTTCAAGCTGAAGCACGAGATCCCGTTGCTGGAATTTGTCGACAACGGCTTTTCTCCGCTCGGGATCGAACGTCAGGTCGCGTCCAACCTGGTCATCGCGATGATCAAGAAAGCATGGCTGTCGTTCTGCAGGGAGAAGGGCTTCGTCGAGTATCACTATTCTAACGCTGTCGGCTTCCACGCTTCGGCCGCGCAGGCGGCGATCGGACGACGCATCCCTTGGGGCAAGCAAGGCGACCGGCGGTCCTCAATGCTTCGCAATGTCGCGAAGGGACATATTTGGCAGTTCGGCGTCACCGCGATGCCCTATTTCTGGCCGTTCTGGCACCTCAAGCTCAAGGCGAGGGTCCTGTTCGCGGTCGATAACGAAACACCGGCGGGTCTCAGCATCGACGATCCCAGGAAGCTGCACCGTTTGCGGCGAAGCATTTGCAAGGGTTGGCGCAACAAGCAGTGGCATGGCCGCATGCTCGCATTTCTCGAGCTGCTTTCGGGTGAGTCGGCCTATATCAGGTTGGCGCTGTCGGCGAACGCCGCGCTCCTGATCGAAGCCGCGCCGATGTTGTTCACTTCGCCGGTGAGCACCGCGCTTCCCAACGTTCTCGATGCCGACGAAGAAGAGACCGATAGCAGCACGCTTGGTCGGCCGGACAATGATGACGAGGTTGAGGAATGA
- a CDS encoding argonaute/piwi family protein: MRFPEKSLQVEHFDEPPLEFAFSQRSPHPKDGLFLYGPHAKAKKSREIRVGVVGTTDGIGHFRAWGRKLKSVVRVPPPGKGEKADRLHLANFPGLDEAFGISFEPDEVSALSIPWKDIDRATRIINLNEAVDKVARLYIDRVKQHLRNDERSVEVWILILPEIVYERCRPQSKRTGLPMEKGEFTKRQKAKESIPLLAAMGAVNQTNEAIFEDVPDFHRRIKAEFLKIAPTQLVRETTLAPGAYLNKAGYPLRKTQDAATVAWNLATGLYYKTQPKPPWRLADVRAGVCYIGMLYKSLPNDPDGHACCAAQMFLNEGDGVVFRGANGPWKTGDYDYHLKAPAAKNLLALVLKTYAETHGGPPKELFIHGQTYFNDEEWNAFVEAAPKETNVIGVRIRSTGGETKLFRDGDYPVLRGTALMLDDQTAYLWTTGYVPQLDTYIGPETPNPLHITVIRSKKAKPDIRTVLADIMGLTKINYNSCNFNDGLPVTVRFARMVGDVLTMGSAKGEEKQPFKFYV; encoded by the coding sequence ATGAGATTTCCTGAGAAATCTCTTCAAGTCGAACACTTCGACGAACCACCGCTGGAGTTTGCATTCTCGCAGCGCAGTCCGCACCCCAAGGACGGGTTGTTCCTTTATGGACCTCACGCCAAGGCTAAGAAGAGCCGCGAGATTCGGGTCGGCGTAGTCGGCACCACCGACGGGATCGGTCACTTTCGGGCATGGGGCCGAAAGCTCAAATCGGTCGTGCGCGTCCCGCCCCCCGGAAAAGGCGAAAAGGCCGACCGGCTGCACCTCGCGAACTTCCCTGGGCTGGACGAAGCGTTCGGGATTTCGTTCGAGCCGGACGAAGTCAGCGCCCTGTCGATTCCATGGAAGGACATCGATCGCGCAACGCGCATCATTAACCTCAACGAGGCCGTGGACAAGGTCGCGCGCCTCTACATCGATCGCGTCAAGCAGCACTTGCGCAACGACGAGCGATCGGTCGAGGTCTGGATCCTGATCCTGCCAGAAATCGTCTACGAGCGATGCAGGCCTCAGTCCAAGCGAACGGGCCTGCCAATGGAAAAGGGGGAGTTCACGAAGCGGCAAAAGGCGAAGGAGAGCATCCCGCTGCTCGCCGCCATGGGCGCCGTCAATCAGACCAACGAGGCGATTTTCGAGGACGTCCCGGATTTCCATCGCAGGATCAAGGCCGAGTTCCTGAAGATCGCGCCGACCCAACTGGTTCGCGAGACGACGCTCGCGCCGGGTGCCTATCTCAACAAGGCCGGATACCCGCTGCGCAAGACGCAGGACGCCGCAACGGTTGCCTGGAATCTCGCCACCGGGCTCTACTACAAGACGCAGCCGAAGCCACCGTGGCGGCTGGCGGATGTTCGGGCGGGGGTCTGCTACATCGGCATGCTCTACAAGAGCCTGCCGAACGATCCCGATGGGCATGCCTGCTGCGCGGCGCAGATGTTTCTCAACGAGGGAGACGGTGTCGTATTTCGCGGCGCCAATGGACCGTGGAAGACCGGAGATTACGATTATCATCTCAAGGCGCCCGCGGCGAAGAACCTGCTCGCGCTGGTGCTGAAGACCTACGCTGAGACGCATGGCGGCCCGCCCAAGGAGCTGTTCATCCATGGGCAGACCTATTTCAATGACGAGGAGTGGAACGCCTTTGTCGAGGCGGCGCCGAAGGAGACCAACGTCATCGGCGTGCGAATCCGCTCGACCGGCGGCGAGACGAAGCTTTTTCGTGATGGCGACTATCCCGTGCTGCGCGGGACCGCGCTCATGCTCGATGATCAGACGGCCTATCTTTGGACGACGGGCTATGTGCCGCAGCTCGACACCTACATCGGGCCCGAAACGCCCAATCCGCTGCACATCACTGTGATACGCAGCAAGAAGGCAAAGCCCGACATTCGCACGGTGCTCGCAGACATCATGGGTCTCACCAAGATCAATTACAACTCCTGTAACTTCAATGATGGCCTTCCTGTCACCGTCCGATTTGCGCGGATGGTTGGGGACGTCCTCACTATGGGGTCGGCGAAGGGAGAGGAAAAACAACCGTTCAAGTTTTATGTGTGA
- a CDS encoding DUF2130 domain-containing protein, whose product MSDPQIVCPSCHTEIKLTESLAAPMIAATRKQFEAQLAAKEADFERREAQLRQTQADLTRAREAIDEQVAAKLRAERVAIAEAEAKKARLALADDLSQCDRQLADLQQMLATNNAKLAEAQKVQAEVLRKERELEEAKREMDLTVEKKVQENLATVRDKARLEAEDALKSKVTEKETQIAGMQRQIEELRRKADQGSQQLQGEALEIELESLLRSRFPRDLIEPVAKGEFGGDVVHGVMATNGQRCGTILWESKRTKTWNNAWLGKLRDDQRAAKAEVALIVSTALPKGIESFDLVDNVWVTEPRFAIPLAIALRQSLIDVAASRQAQEGQQTKMEMVYAYLTGPRFRHRIDAIVEKFTDMQADLDRERATMTRLWAKREEQLRGVLDSTAGLYGDLQGIAGRAMQEIESLDVLMIEVKGEAAE is encoded by the coding sequence GTGAGCGACCCTCAGATCGTCTGCCCGAGCTGCCACACCGAGATCAAGCTGACGGAATCGCTTGCGGCCCCCATGATTGCCGCCACCCGCAAGCAATTCGAGGCGCAGCTTGCGGCCAAAGAAGCCGATTTTGAACGTCGCGAGGCCCAACTCAGACAAACGCAAGCCGACCTCACCAGGGCGCGCGAAGCCATCGACGAACAGGTCGCTGCCAAGCTGAGGGCCGAACGCGTCGCCATCGCCGAGGCCGAGGCAAAGAAGGCGCGCCTCGCATTGGCGGATGATCTCAGCCAGTGCGACCGGCAGCTCGCGGACCTGCAGCAGATGCTCGCCACCAACAATGCGAAGCTTGCCGAAGCCCAGAAGGTCCAGGCAGAGGTGTTGCGCAAGGAACGGGAGCTTGAGGAAGCCAAGCGCGAGATGGACCTCACGGTGGAGAAGAAGGTCCAGGAGAACCTTGCAACCGTTCGCGACAAGGCAAGGCTGGAAGCGGAGGACGCGCTGAAGTCCAAGGTCACGGAAAAGGAGACCCAGATCGCCGGCATGCAGCGCCAGATCGAGGAGCTCCGTCGCAAGGCTGACCAAGGCTCGCAGCAGCTGCAGGGCGAAGCGCTTGAAATCGAACTTGAATCCCTACTCCGCAGCCGTTTCCCGCGTGATCTGATCGAGCCGGTGGCCAAGGGCGAGTTCGGCGGAGATGTGGTGCACGGGGTGATGGCCACCAATGGACAGCGCTGCGGCACGATCCTCTGGGAGTCGAAACGAACGAAGACCTGGAATAATGCCTGGCTCGGCAAACTGCGCGATGACCAGCGCGCCGCCAAAGCGGAGGTCGCGCTGATCGTTTCCACCGCGCTACCCAAGGGGATCGAGAGCTTCGATCTCGTTGATAACGTCTGGGTCACGGAGCCCAGGTTCGCGATCCCGCTTGCCATTGCTCTCCGGCAGTCGTTGATCGACGTCGCCGCCAGCCGTCAGGCGCAGGAAGGCCAGCAGACCAAGATGGAGATGGTGTACGCCTACCTGACTGGTCCGCGCTTCCGCCACCGCATCGACGCCATCGTCGAAAAGTTCACCGATATGCAGGCCGATCTCGATCGCGAGCGCGCGACCATGACGCGCCTGTGGGCCAAACGCGAGGAGCAGCTCAGGGGCGTGCTCGACTCGACCGCCGGGCTCTACGGCGATCTGCAGGGTATCGCTGGCCGCGCCATGCAGGAGATCGAGAGCCTGGACGTGCTGATGATCGAGGTGAAGGGCGAGGCGGCGGAATAG